The following nucleotide sequence is from Vibrio sp. VB16.
TCTAAATGACTGTTAATTGTCATTTAGACAGTTATTAAAGACTATTTACTTCATGTTGAGACGTTTCATCAATCTATGCAGGTTCCCTGAGTCTACTTTTAATAGACGAGCGGCGGCAGCCCAATTGTTTCCTGCTTCTCTATAGGCTTGATTAATCAGGTTTACCTGGAACTCATCGGTTGCATTTTTCAAATCGATGACGGTTAATGGAATGCTGATAGCGTTCCCTGACGTGGGTGCATTCGTCATGCTGCTGTCTGACACCAGGCCATCTTGCTCTTCAAGATTAAAATGTTTTGGTAGCAATACGATCACGTCTGATCTCGATTCTGATCTCGCGAGCACTGCCGCGCGATTTATGGCGTGCTCTAGCTCGCGCACATTACCTTGCCAGCTGTGATTTTGAAGCAACATACTTGATTGAGGATCTATCTTGATATTTGTCACCCCCAATTTGTGTTGGCAACGCTCTGCAAAAAAGCCATAAAGAAGCGTGATATCTTTTCCACGTTCGCGCAAAGGAGGGACAAAGATAGGGAACACACTCAAGCGATGATATAGGTCGGAACGAAAACGCCCCGCTTTGACCTCTTCATGCATAACGCGATTGGTTGCTGCCACAATACGGGCATTTACCTTAATATTACTGTCGTCGCCCACGCGCTGAATATCACCATACTGGAGCGCTCTTAGTAGCTTAGCTTGTAGGGCCAATGAGAGTTCGCCAATCTCATCAAGAAACAGTGTGCCATTGTCGGCCAGCTCAAATTTACCTTTTCGATTACTAATCGCGCCCGTAAATGCCCCTTTCACGTGACCAAAAAGCTCACTCTCTGCAACTGATTCTGGCAGTGCTGCGCAGTTTAAGTAGACGAGATTATTTTTGACTCTGTCCGAATTCGCATGGATAGCCGCGGCGACCAGTTCCTTACCGACACCGGTTTCACCCATTATAAGTACCGACAAATCGGTATTTGCCACGGCAGAAATGTGTGATTTTAGTTCCTGCATTACCTCTGAATTACCGATTATCTCGCTCGGTACGATGCTTTTGCTACTTGTTGCGCGAGAAGACGTTTCAACGCCGACCTGACTCTCTAATTGTTCCATTAAGAGTGCCGTATTCAAACTCGTGGCTGCTAATGCGCTTATGACCCGTAAATCCTGATTTCGAAATTCGTCAAACTGCGCCGGATCGAAGGCATCAATGGTTATGGCTCCAATCAATCTGTCATTGATAAGAAGTGGTAATCCGATGCATGAGTGTACCCTTAGGTCATGTTCATGCTCTGGTATTAATCCGTCATACGGATCTGGTAGGTCACTGTCTGGAGGGAAGCGCACCACGTCACCCGCTCGCGCGATCGCCTCTAATCTTGGATGTTGTTGTATATCAAATCGTCGCCCAAGTACGTCGTC
It contains:
- the norR gene encoding nitric oxide reductase transcriptional regulator NorR; translated protein: MSNLNKEWVKIALDLTSGISDQDRFDRLLSSIREVLRCDASALLYFQDQQFIPLAINGLYDDVLGRRFDIQQHPRLEAIARAGDVVRFPPDSDLPDPYDGLIPEHEHDLRVHSCIGLPLLINDRLIGAITIDAFDPAQFDEFRNQDLRVISALAATSLNTALLMEQLESQVGVETSSRATSSKSIVPSEIIGNSEVMQELKSHISAVANTDLSVLIMGETGVGKELVAAAIHANSDRVKNNLVYLNCAALPESVAESELFGHVKGAFTGAISNRKGKFELADNGTLFLDEIGELSLALQAKLLRALQYGDIQRVGDDSNIKVNARIVAATNRVMHEEVKAGRFRSDLYHRLSVFPIFVPPLRERGKDITLLYGFFAERCQHKLGVTNIKIDPQSSMLLQNHSWQGNVRELEHAINRAAVLARSESRSDVIVLLPKHFNLEEQDGLVSDSSMTNAPTSGNAISIPLTVIDLKNATDEFQVNLINQAYREAGNNWAAAARLLKVDSGNLHRLMKRLNMK